A region from the Thauera humireducens genome encodes:
- a CDS encoding heavy metal translocating P-type ATPase encodes MSHATLNTPPDASRTAATESLELAIGGMTCAACSTRLEKVLNRLPGVQASVNLATERATLHFAPGALTLAQATAAVERAGFQASDARQLAREAERARHRAEWRVELRHFWIAAVLSLPLAAQMPAMFGLWPGGEVHHDLVPRWLQLLLATPVQFWIGARFYRGAWASLRGGGANMDVLVALGTSMAYFYSLVVTLADRHDLHVYFEASAMIITLVLLGKLMEARAKARTTAALDALLRLQPKMARIERDGELLEVPVESLQPGDLFVLRPGDAVPVDGVVEQGESAVNEAMLTGESLPIDKQAGDMVFAATLNGNGLLRCRATGVGAQTLLAGIIRLVEQAQGSKAPVQRLADRIAAVFVPVVVAIALLTFAGWWLASGDFQQALINAVAVLVIACPCALGLATPTAIMVGTGQGARAGMLVKNAEALELAERIGVLAVDKTGTLTEGLPAVTDVVPAAGWTHARLLAVAAALEQGSGHPIATAIVAAARAEALDLPATEAVNAVGGMGIEGRIRGEVGVQAVLLGSPRFLLERGIGLAEAVSDDLAAAGKTLVAVAVDGAFAGLIGVADRVRDDSAAAVARLQAKGVRVVMLTGDHPATAEAIARHTGITDWRAGVLPGDKAAAVEALRQAGSDTPLRVGMAGDGINDAPALAAADVSFAIGVGADVAVEAADITLVRNSLHGVADAIDLSRATLSKIRQNLFFAFIYNVLGIPLAAAGMLNPVIAGAAMAMSSVSVVSNSLLLRRWRAGR; translated from the coding sequence ATGTCCCACGCAACGCTGAACACGCCGCCCGATGCTTCCCGCACGGCGGCAACCGAATCCCTCGAACTGGCCATCGGCGGCATGACCTGCGCTGCCTGCTCGACACGGCTGGAGAAGGTGCTCAACCGCTTGCCTGGCGTGCAGGCGAGCGTCAATCTCGCCACCGAGCGCGCCACGTTGCACTTCGCACCCGGCGCGTTGACGCTGGCGCAGGCCACGGCCGCGGTCGAACGCGCGGGTTTCCAGGCCAGCGACGCGCGCCAGCTTGCGCGCGAGGCCGAGCGCGCCCGCCACCGGGCCGAGTGGCGGGTGGAACTTCGCCACTTCTGGATCGCGGCCGTGCTGAGCCTGCCGCTGGCGGCGCAGATGCCGGCGATGTTCGGCCTGTGGCCCGGCGGCGAGGTGCATCACGATCTGGTGCCGCGCTGGCTGCAACTGCTGCTGGCGACGCCGGTGCAGTTCTGGATCGGTGCGCGCTTCTATCGCGGCGCCTGGGCCTCGCTGCGCGGCGGCGGCGCGAACATGGACGTGCTGGTCGCACTCGGCACCTCGATGGCCTACTTCTACAGCCTCGTCGTCACGCTGGCCGACCGCCACGACCTGCACGTGTACTTCGAGGCTTCGGCGATGATCATCACCCTGGTGCTGCTCGGCAAGCTGATGGAGGCGCGCGCCAAGGCCCGCACCACGGCGGCGCTTGATGCCTTGCTGCGCCTGCAGCCGAAGATGGCGCGCATCGAGCGCGACGGCGAACTGCTCGAAGTGCCCGTCGAATCGCTGCAGCCCGGCGACCTGTTCGTGCTGCGTCCGGGCGATGCGGTGCCGGTCGACGGCGTCGTCGAGCAGGGCGAGTCGGCCGTGAACGAGGCGATGCTGACCGGCGAGAGCCTGCCGATCGACAAGCAGGCCGGCGACATGGTGTTCGCGGCCACCCTCAACGGCAACGGCCTGCTGCGCTGCCGCGCCACCGGCGTCGGGGCGCAGACGCTGCTTGCGGGCATCATCCGTCTGGTCGAGCAGGCGCAGGGCTCGAAGGCGCCGGTGCAGCGCCTCGCCGATCGCATCGCCGCGGTATTCGTACCGGTCGTGGTCGCCATCGCGCTGCTGACCTTCGCCGGCTGGTGGCTGGCGAGCGGCGACTTCCAGCAGGCGCTGATCAACGCCGTGGCGGTGCTGGTCATCGCCTGCCCGTGCGCGCTCGGTCTGGCGACGCCGACGGCGATCATGGTCGGCACTGGCCAGGGCGCACGCGCCGGCATGCTGGTGAAGAACGCCGAGGCGCTGGAACTGGCTGAGCGTATCGGCGTGCTGGCGGTCGACAAGACCGGCACCCTGACGGAAGGCCTGCCGGCCGTCACCGACGTGGTGCCAGCGGCCGGCTGGACCCACGCGCGCCTGCTGGCGGTGGCCGCGGCGCTCGAACAGGGTAGTGGCCATCCCATTGCCACCGCCATCGTGGCCGCTGCCCGTGCCGAGGCACTCGACCTGCCGGCGACCGAGGCGGTCAACGCCGTCGGCGGCATGGGCATCGAGGGGCGGATCCGGGGCGAAGTTGGTGTGCAGGCCGTGCTGCTCGGTTCGCCGCGTTTCCTGCTGGAGCGGGGCATCGGTCTGGCGGAGGCGGTCAGCGATGATCTCGCCGCCGCGGGCAAGACCCTGGTTGCGGTGGCGGTCGATGGCGCGTTCGCCGGACTCATCGGCGTGGCGGACCGGGTGCGCGATGACTCGGCAGCGGCCGTTGCGCGCCTGCAGGCCAAGGGCGTGCGTGTGGTGATGCTCACCGGCGACCATCCGGCCACGGCCGAAGCCATTGCCCGCCACACCGGCATCACCGACTGGCGTGCCGGCGTACTGCCGGGCGACAAGGCCGCGGCGGTCGAGGCCTTGCGCCAGGCAGGGAGCGACACGCCGCTGCGCGTGGGCATGGCGGGCGACGGCATCAACGATGCGCCCGCGCTTGCTGCGGCCGACGTCTCCTTCGCCATCGGCGTCGGTGCCGACGTTGCGGTGGAAGCCGCCGACATCACGCTGGTGCGCAACAGCCTGCACGGCGTGGCGGACGCGATCGACCTGTCGCGCGCCACACTGTCGAAGATCCGCCAGAACCTGTTCTTCGCCTTCATCTACAACGTGCTCGGCATCCCGCTCGCGGCGGCGGGCATGCTAAACCCGGTGATCGCCGGTGCGGCGATGGCGATGAGCTCGGTTTCGGTGGTCAGCAATTCGCTGCTCCTGCGCCGCTGGCGTGCGGGGCGCTAG
- a CDS encoding methyl-accepting chemotaxis protein: MSTKSYGWRSIRLRLFLLFAFVIAAVLFYALLDVGTQWQTREAMTRGQLYSALSVRINGVVHELQKERGMSAGFIGSRGARFRSELATQHGDTDKARAALDGWLGEADPAVLGSAMMEAVSAAQKRLSELQDTRAKVSGLSIAGPESFAFYTSTIEQLVKGLEIAANAAEDVGLARGMTAYLMFVRAKEEAGRERASINGLFAANSPADVALHRRIITILTTQETYLSTFRSMAPKAWNDALQAVLDSEPGRATAAMRQVALERMDTGTFGVEPTNWFGTITLKIDLLKVEEDRIAKTLMDQADALRGASSTRFFISLAMTGAVLIVAILFGLQVTGVLRGMRSNAAIAHRIALGQLDEKIEVQNQNELGEIEHALAEVQSNLHAMIDDAAMLSQAAVEGRLSTRADASRHLGDYQRIVEGVNTTLDAVIGPLNVAADYVDRIAKGAIPARITDPYNGDFNTLKNNLNTAIDAINALVADAGMLSRAAVEGKLATRADAARHQGDYARIVQGVNDTLDAVIGPLNVAADYVDRIARGAIPARITDSYNGDFNTIKNNLNTCIDAVNELVADAVMLAQAAVEGRLETRADATKHQGDYRRIVEGVNSTLDAVIAPINEVKRVMVALSGGDLTQKITDNYAGDFQVLQNAVNDSMDKLAEIIEQVRGAADALTNAAGQVSATAQSLSQSSSEQAASVEETSASIEQMSASINQNSENAKITDAMASKSSAEAGEGGEAVKSTVQAMKNIAGKIGIIDDIAYQTNLLALNAAIEAARAGEHGKGFAVVAAEVRKLAERSQVAAQEIGELAGNSVHLAERAGKLLDEMVPSINKTSDLVQEIASASQEQTAGVGQINNAMGQLNKATQQNASASEELAATAEELGGQAGQLQELMDFFSLPESQARTYA; the protein is encoded by the coding sequence ATGAGCACAAAATCCTACGGCTGGCGCTCGATTCGCCTGCGCCTTTTCCTGCTTTTTGCATTCGTCATCGCGGCAGTGCTGTTCTACGCCCTGCTGGATGTGGGCACGCAATGGCAGACACGCGAGGCGATGACGCGGGGCCAGCTTTACAGTGCCTTGTCGGTGCGCATCAACGGCGTGGTGCACGAGCTGCAGAAGGAGCGCGGGATGTCTGCCGGCTTCATCGGCTCGCGTGGCGCCCGCTTCCGCTCCGAACTGGCGACACAGCACGGCGACACCGACAAGGCACGCGCTGCCCTGGACGGCTGGCTGGGTGAAGCAGACCCCGCGGTGCTGGGTTCCGCCATGATGGAGGCGGTATCCGCAGCGCAGAAACGCCTGTCCGAACTGCAGGACACGCGCGCCAAGGTGAGCGGCCTGTCGATCGCCGGCCCCGAGTCCTTCGCCTTCTACACCAGCACGATCGAGCAGCTTGTCAAAGGTCTGGAGATTGCAGCCAACGCGGCCGAGGACGTCGGGCTGGCGCGTGGCATGACGGCCTATCTGATGTTCGTGCGCGCCAAGGAAGAGGCCGGCCGGGAACGCGCGTCCATCAACGGACTGTTCGCGGCGAACAGTCCGGCCGACGTTGCCCTGCACCGTCGCATCATCACCATCCTGACGACGCAGGAGACTTACCTGTCCACTTTCCGCTCCATGGCACCCAAGGCCTGGAACGATGCGCTGCAGGCCGTTCTGGACAGCGAACCCGGCCGTGCAACCGCAGCCATGCGCCAGGTCGCGCTCGAACGCATGGACACCGGCACCTTCGGCGTCGAGCCGACCAACTGGTTCGGCACCATCACCCTCAAGATCGACCTGCTCAAGGTCGAGGAAGATCGCATCGCCAAGACCTTGATGGATCAGGCCGACGCCCTGCGTGGAGCATCATCGACCCGGTTCTTCATTTCGCTCGCGATGACGGGCGCGGTGCTGATCGTGGCCATTCTCTTCGGTCTGCAGGTGACCGGCGTATTGCGGGGCATGCGTAGCAACGCGGCGATCGCGCACCGCATCGCCCTCGGCCAGCTGGACGAGAAGATCGAGGTGCAGAATCAGAACGAACTCGGCGAAATCGAACATGCGCTCGCCGAAGTGCAGTCCAACCTGCACGCCATGATCGACGACGCAGCCATGCTTTCGCAGGCCGCCGTCGAAGGGCGCCTGAGCACGCGTGCCGACGCCTCGCGCCACCTGGGGGATTACCAGCGCATTGTGGAAGGCGTGAACACCACGCTGGACGCCGTCATCGGGCCGCTGAACGTGGCCGCCGACTACGTCGACCGCATCGCCAAGGGCGCCATCCCGGCCCGGATCACCGACCCCTACAACGGTGACTTCAACACCCTCAAGAACAACCTCAACACCGCCATCGACGCCATCAACGCCCTGGTGGCCGACGCCGGCATGCTCTCCCGGGCCGCCGTCGAGGGCAAGCTGGCCACCCGCGCCGACGCCGCCAGGCATCAGGGCGACTACGCGCGCATCGTGCAGGGCGTCAATGACACGCTCGACGCCGTCATCGGACCGCTCAACGTCGCCGCCGACTACGTCGACCGCATCGCCCGCGGCGCCATCCCGGCGCGGATCACCGACAGCTACAACGGCGACTTCAACACCATCAAGAACAACCTCAACACCTGTATCGACGCCGTCAACGAGCTGGTCGCCGATGCGGTGATGCTCGCCCAGGCGGCCGTCGAGGGGCGTCTGGAGACCCGCGCCGACGCCACCAAGCACCAGGGCGACTACCGCCGCATCGTCGAAGGCGTCAATTCGACCCTCGATGCCGTCATCGCGCCGATCAACGAGGTCAAGCGCGTCATGGTCGCGCTCTCCGGCGGCGACCTGACCCAGAAGATCACCGACAACTACGCCGGCGACTTCCAGGTGCTGCAGAACGCGGTCAATGACTCCATGGACAAGCTCGCCGAGATCATCGAGCAGGTCCGTGGCGCCGCCGACGCGCTCACCAACGCCGCCGGACAGGTCTCGGCCACCGCACAGAGCCTGTCCCAGTCCTCCTCCGAGCAGGCCGCCAGCGTCGAGGAAACCTCGGCCTCGATCGAGCAGATGAGCGCCTCGATCAACCAGAACTCCGAGAACGCCAAGATCACCGACGCCATGGCCAGCAAGTCCTCGGCCGAGGCCGGCGAAGGCGGCGAGGCGGTCAAGTCGACCGTCCAGGCGATGAAGAACATCGCCGGCAAGATCGGCATCATCGACGACATCGCCTACCAGACCAACCTGCTCGCCTTGAACGCCGCCATCGAAGCGGCGCGTGCCGGCGAACACGGCAAGGGCTTCGCGGTGGTCGCGGCCGAAGTGCGCAAGCTCGCCGAACGCAGCCAGGTCGCCGCGCAGGAGATCGGCGAACTGGCCGGCAACTCGGTGCATCTGGCCGAGCGCGCGGGCAAGCTGCTCGACGAGATGGTGCCCTCGATCAACAAGACCTCCGACCTGGTGCAGGAGATCGCCTCCGCCAGCCAGGAGCAGACCGCCGGCGTCGGACAGATCAACAACGCCATGGGCCAGCTCAACAAGGCCACCCAGCAGAACGCCTCCGCCTCCGAGGAGCTCGCCGCCACCGCCGAAGAGCTCGGCGGACAGGCCGGGCAGCTGCAGGAGCTGATGGATTTCTTCTCGCTGCCCGAGTCCCAGGCACGCACGTACGCATGA
- the ppa gene encoding inorganic diphosphatase: MGFDLVSAGKDVPNDINVIIEISAQGDPIKFEVDKDSGAVFVDRFMGTSMRYPLNYGYVPHTIAGDGDPVDVLVVTPFPLAPGVVIRCRPVGVLKMEDDGGVDAKVVAVPVSKLTPLYDKVQTTDDLPELLMKQTVHFFEHYKDLEPGKWVKVLGWGTVEEAKAEIVNGLAAAKK; the protein is encoded by the coding sequence ATGGGTTTTGATCTGGTCAGCGCCGGCAAGGACGTGCCGAACGACATCAACGTCATCATCGAGATCTCCGCGCAGGGCGATCCGATCAAGTTTGAAGTGGACAAGGACAGCGGTGCGGTGTTCGTCGACCGCTTCATGGGCACCTCGATGCGTTACCCGCTCAACTACGGTTACGTGCCGCACACCATCGCCGGCGACGGCGACCCGGTGGACGTGCTGGTCGTCACCCCCTTCCCGCTCGCCCCGGGTGTCGTCATCCGCTGCCGCCCTGTCGGCGTGCTGAAGATGGAAGATGACGGCGGTGTCGACGCCAAGGTTGTGGCCGTGCCGGTGTCCAAGCTGACCCCGCTGTACGACAAGGTCCAGACCACCGACGACCTGCCCGAGCTGTTGATGAAGCAGACCGTGCACTTCTTCGAGCACTACAAGGATCTCGAGCCGGGCAAGTGGGTCAAGGTCCTGGGCTGGGGCACCGTCGAGGAGGCCAAGGCCGAAATCGTCAACGGCCTGGCTGCCGCCAAGAAGTAA
- a CDS encoding protein-glutamate methylesterase/protein-glutamine glutaminase, with protein MSANIKVMIVDDSAVVRQTVRQMLEREPGIEVIGAASDPVFAMSHMQRQWPDVIVLDIEMPRMDGLTFLKKIMTERPTPVVICSSLAESGAAATMQALSAGAVAIITKPRMGVKQFLEDSANDVVQAVRTAARANAGRLAARAATPQAPAPKLSADAILGAGLGSGSNMVRTTERIIAIGTSTGGTQALEAVLTRLPAVCPGIVIVQHMPERFTAMFAERLDSLCALQVREARHGDRVVAGRALIAPGGKHMMLARSGAQYTVEVVDGPLINRHRPSVDVLFRSCAKFAGKNAVGVIMTGMGDDGARGLKEMHDAGAPTIAEDESSCVVFGMPKEAIRLGAVDSVVPLEGIPEAIMRVNR; from the coding sequence ATGAGCGCCAACATCAAGGTCATGATCGTTGACGACTCGGCCGTGGTGCGACAAACCGTGCGTCAGATGCTGGAACGCGAGCCCGGCATCGAGGTGATCGGCGCAGCATCGGACCCAGTCTTCGCGATGAGCCACATGCAACGCCAGTGGCCCGACGTCATCGTGCTCGATATCGAAATGCCGCGCATGGACGGCCTGACCTTCCTGAAGAAGATCATGACCGAACGCCCGACGCCGGTGGTGATCTGTTCCTCGCTCGCCGAAAGCGGTGCCGCAGCAACCATGCAGGCCCTGTCGGCCGGCGCGGTGGCCATCATCACGAAGCCCAGGATGGGCGTGAAGCAGTTTCTCGAAGACAGTGCCAACGACGTGGTGCAGGCCGTCAGGACAGCCGCCCGCGCCAATGCCGGCCGGCTGGCGGCCCGGGCGGCAACACCGCAGGCGCCGGCACCCAAGCTGAGTGCCGATGCCATCCTCGGAGCCGGTCTGGGCAGCGGATCGAACATGGTGCGCACCACCGAGCGCATCATCGCGATCGGCACGTCGACTGGCGGTACGCAGGCGCTGGAAGCGGTGCTTACGCGACTGCCGGCAGTCTGCCCCGGCATCGTCATCGTTCAGCACATGCCCGAGCGCTTCACCGCGATGTTCGCCGAGCGCCTCGACAGCCTGTGTGCGCTCCAGGTGCGGGAGGCGCGACACGGCGACCGCGTGGTGGCGGGCCGAGCGCTGATCGCGCCCGGTGGAAAGCACATGATGCTGGCGCGCAGCGGCGCGCAATACACGGTCGAGGTGGTCGATGGTCCGCTGATCAACCGCCACAGGCCGTCGGTGGATGTGCTCTTCCGCTCCTGCGCAAAGTTCGCAGGCAAGAACGCCGTCGGCGTCATCATGACCGGCATGGGGGACGACGGCGCGCGCGGGCTGAAGGAAATGCACGATGCGGGTGCGCCGACCATTGCCGAAGACGAATCAAGCTGCGTGGTATTCGGCATGCCGAAAGAAGCCATCCGCCTGGGCGCCGTCGACAGCGTCGTGCCGCTGGAGGGGATTCCTGAGGCAATCATGCGTGTGAATCGCTGA
- a CDS encoding CheR family methyltransferase, translating into MDNHGVSDQEFALFRKLIYRLAGINMADSKKPLLAGRLSRRLRHFELDSFGAYYKLVTSDEHRDELQLMVDLLTTNETYFFREAAHFDFLQSFAASRRGRPFRVWSGASSSGEEPYTIAMVLAETLGLAADWEVVASDISLSILEKAQTGLYPMERGKGIPPELLKKYCLKGVRSQDGNFLVVPKLRERVEFRHINLIAPETRDLGQFDLIFLRNVMIYFDNETKRKVVANMVPHLREDGIFIIGHSETLTGVTDQLATIRPTYYCRPHMLGPLSAHGKTGPARAQRQSR; encoded by the coding sequence ATAGACAACCATGGCGTCAGCGACCAGGAATTCGCCCTGTTTCGCAAACTGATCTACCGCCTCGCCGGCATCAACATGGCCGACAGCAAGAAGCCCCTGCTGGCCGGCCGCCTGTCGCGCCGGCTGCGGCATTTCGAGCTGGACAGTTTCGGTGCCTATTACAAGCTGGTGACCAGCGACGAGCACCGTGACGAGTTGCAGTTGATGGTCGACCTGCTGACCACCAACGAAACGTATTTCTTCCGCGAAGCCGCGCATTTCGACTTCCTGCAGAGCTTTGCCGCCAGCCGGCGAGGCCGTCCGTTCCGGGTCTGGAGCGGTGCCTCGTCCAGCGGCGAGGAACCCTACACCATCGCCATGGTGCTGGCCGAGACGCTCGGCCTGGCGGCCGACTGGGAGGTCGTCGCCTCCGACATCAGCCTGAGCATCCTCGAGAAGGCGCAGACCGGGCTCTACCCGATGGAGCGCGGCAAGGGCATTCCGCCGGAACTGCTGAAGAAGTACTGCCTCAAAGGGGTCCGCAGCCAGGACGGCAACTTCCTGGTCGTTCCCAAGCTGCGCGAGCGTGTGGAGTTTCGCCACATCAACCTGATCGCCCCGGAAACCCGCGACCTTGGGCAGTTCGACCTCATCTTCCTGCGCAACGTAATGATCTATTTCGACAATGAAACCAAGCGCAAGGTCGTTGCCAACATGGTGCCGCACCTGCGTGAGGACGGCATCTTCATCATCGGTCATTCCGAAACACTCACCGGCGTGACGGACCAGCTGGCGACGATCCGCCCCACCTACTACTGCCGGCCGCACATGCTTGGACCCTTGAGCGCACACGGCAAGACGGGCCCGGCGCGCGCCCAGAGGCAAAGCCGATGA
- a CDS encoding chemotaxis protein CheW: MSQSLTTTNKQQLAGAADNSPQQYLTFSLGGEVFALGILNVKEIIEFGNITEIPMMPAFIRGVINLRGAVVPVIDLSARFGGAASTVSRRTCIVIVELGSGDDRQDLGVIVDAVNEVLEIPRADIEPPPSFGAKIRADFIQGMGKVAGTFVIILNVDRVLSTEEIAMLTGINGEQTGEDQ, from the coding sequence ATGAGCCAGAGCCTTACCACCACGAACAAGCAGCAGCTTGCAGGCGCTGCGGACAACAGTCCGCAGCAATACCTCACCTTCAGCCTGGGCGGCGAGGTGTTCGCCCTCGGCATCCTCAACGTCAAGGAAATCATCGAGTTCGGCAACATCACCGAGATTCCGATGATGCCGGCCTTCATCCGCGGCGTGATCAACCTGCGCGGCGCGGTCGTGCCCGTGATCGACCTGTCGGCCCGCTTCGGCGGGGCGGCATCGACGGTGTCGCGCCGCACCTGCATCGTGATCGTCGAGCTGGGCAGTGGCGACGACCGGCAGGATCTGGGCGTGATCGTTGATGCCGTGAACGAGGTGCTGGAAATTCCCCGCGCCGACATCGAACCACCGCCAAGTTTCGGCGCCAAGATCCGCGCCGATTTCATCCAGGGCATGGGCAAGGTGGCAGGCACCTTCGTGATCATCCTCAACGTCGACAGAGTGCTGTCGACCGAAGAGATCGCCATGCTCACGGGCATCAACGGCGAACAGACTGGCGAAGACCAGTGA
- a CDS encoding heavy-metal-associated domain-containing protein translates to MNEVTIKVEGMSCGGCVKNVTGVLKALPGVTDAQVSLADASATVRYDPATVSVEALREAVENAGFDSPT, encoded by the coding sequence ATGAATGAAGTGACGATCAAGGTCGAAGGCATGAGCTGCGGCGGCTGCGTGAAGAACGTGACCGGCGTGTTGAAGGCATTGCCCGGCGTGACGGACGCGCAGGTGTCTCTGGCCGACGCGTCCGCGACGGTTCGGTACGACCCGGCCACGGTGTCCGTGGAGGCGCTGCGCGAGGCGGTGGAGAACGCAGGTTTCGACTCGCCCACCTGA
- a CDS encoding chemotaxis protein CheD translates to MIDWHNMSPQEVERRAQNISPGEWAVDMQRPIATLLGSCVAVCMFDPAVGVGGMNHFMLPNMRKREGGVDVDSLLSGDYAMEVLLNGIVQRGGARHRLKAKAFGGGTIISGIAASGIGKRNVDFAREWLAREGIELVSSDFLGACSRKVLFVPATGDAYCRRMTTTMATAQEVAVAEQAYAESLKRPPPKSNVELF, encoded by the coding sequence ATGATCGACTGGCACAACATGTCTCCGCAGGAGGTTGAACGCCGGGCGCAGAACATCTCGCCCGGCGAATGGGCCGTCGACATGCAGCGGCCGATCGCCACCCTGCTCGGCTCCTGCGTAGCGGTCTGCATGTTCGATCCGGCCGTCGGTGTCGGCGGGATGAACCACTTCATGCTGCCCAACATGCGCAAGCGCGAAGGCGGCGTGGACGTCGATTCGCTGCTGTCGGGCGACTATGCGATGGAAGTGCTGCTGAACGGTATCGTTCAGCGCGGCGGCGCCCGCCACCGACTCAAGGCCAAGGCGTTTGGCGGCGGCACCATCATCAGCGGCATCGCCGCGTCGGGCATCGGCAAACGCAATGTGGATTTCGCCCGGGAATGGCTGGCGCGCGAAGGCATCGAGCTGGTGTCCTCGGACTTTCTTGGCGCCTGCTCGCGCAAGGTGCTGTTCGTGCCCGCCACCGGCGACGCCTACTGCCGGCGCATGACCACGACCATGGCTACCGCCCAGGAGGTGGCGGTCGCCGAGCAAGCCTATGCGGAGTCGCTGAAGCGCCCGCCCCCCAAGTCCAACGTCGAGCTGTTCTGA